One region of Miscanthus floridulus cultivar M001 chromosome 19, ASM1932011v1, whole genome shotgun sequence genomic DNA includes:
- the LOC136529600 gene encoding glycosyltransferase family 92 protein Os08g0121900-like — translation MTREEASSPARVFFIIMGQSPAMQQPPPSPHRRATTRARALLRLLFLVALSLAALLAFVTSTPSSSSPARRALQLVPPRRHRQPLTTLRAVRRDEDRPTSPVAPRAVGQGQHDSDLSDLDAVLLPDWEVLVLLRPDDDDSLPSGNATCAFPGGATSPARPLGRMPASGSQAYTCAMPRPERRHSRPFRAPRLVVATLLSSAADEEDAVPAAAAARSLTPEMMRWSGRLVYDSAALDGGDGVLVFAKGVNPRQGVNRDAADIRCIYYRRSTAAIGNGDRDVVASLPATTSAQQVFRCPPPPSTATAASPAEAQQLRVTLAVAGEDPIPSVATYTPPPPQDAETAQTTASKKKLTCACTMVRDVAKFLREWVVYHAAVGVDRFYLYDNGSGDDLEGQVRQLSAEGFHVSTHAWPWPKTQEAGFSYAAAAHRDSCEWMAFVDVDEFIFSPDWAGSSEPTKSMLRSVVTTVEPDVGQVMLGCKDFGPSGHTKHPKEGVTQGYTCRRRAEERHKSLVRLDSIAPSLMNSVHHFELRPEFKWERSRDARVNHYKYQAWDEFKVKFLHRVSTYVADWTDKVNHGSNDRTPGLGFEAVEPAGWPHKFCEVEDTLLRDVTRRWFGVGFTKKLAHQPVGRTTHSSS, via the coding sequence ATGACAAGAGAAGAAGCCAGCAGCCCAGCCCGCGTTTTCTTCATCATCATGGGCCAATCGCCAGCCATGCAGCAGCCGCCGCCCTCGCCGCACCGCCGCGCCACCACCAGGGCCCGGGCCCTACTGCGCCTGCTCTTCCTCGTCGCCCTCTCCCTCGCCGCGCTGCTCGCCTTCGTCACCTCCACCCCGTCCTCCTCCtcgcccgcgcgccgcgccctgCAGCTCGTGCCGCCGCGCCGCCACCGACAGCCGCTAACCACCCTCCGCGCCGTCCGGAGGGACGAGGACAGGCCCACCTCGCCCGTCGCCCCACGAGCGGTGGGCCAGGGCCAGCACGACTCGGACTTGTCGGACCTCGACGCCGTGCTGCTCCCGGACTGGGAGGTCCTCGTCCTGCTCCGCCCCGACGACGACGACAGCTTACCCTCCGGCAACGCCACGTGCGCGTTCCCAGGCGGGGCCACGTCCCCGGCGCGACCGCTCGGGAGGATGCCCGCGTCCGGCAGCCAAGCCTACACGTGCGCCATGCCGAGGCCGGAGCGCCGCCACAGCAGGCCTTTCCGCGCgccacgcctcgtcgtcgccACGCTGTTGTCCTCGGCGGCGGATGAAGAGGACGCCGTGCCAGCGGCGGCAGCAGCGCGGTCGTTGACGCCGGAGATGATGCGGTGGAGCGGTCGCCTCGTGTACGACTCCGCCGcgctcgacggcggcgacggcgtcCTCGTCTTCGCCAAGGGAGTCAACCCGCGCCAGGGAGTCAACCGCGACGCCGCGGATATTCGGTGCATCTACTACCGCCGCAGCACCGCAGCCATTGGAAACGGAGACAGAGACGTCGTCGCCTCGCTCCCGGCCACCACCTCAGCGCAGCAGGTCTTCCGgtgcccgccgccgccgagcaccgCCACGGCCGCGTCTCCCGCCGAGGCGCAGCAGCTCCGCGTCACGCTCGCCGTCGCTGGCGAGGACCCCATCCCCTCGGTGGCGACCTACACCCCTCCTCCTCCACAAGACGCCGAAACAGCCCAGACGACGGCGTCAAAGAAGAAGCTCACCTGCGCCTGCACCATGGTCCGAGACGTGGCCAAGTTCCTCCGGGAGTGGGTGGTCTACCACGCGGCAGTGGGCGTCGACCGCTTCTACCTCTACGACAACGGGAGCGGGGATGACCTGGAGGGCCAGGTGCGCCAGCTCAGCGCGGAGGGCTTCCACGTGTCGACGCACGCGTGGCCCTGGCCCAAGACGCAGGAGGCTGGGTTCTCCTACGCGGCCGCGGCGCACCGAGATTCGTGCGAGTGGATGGCGTTCGTCGACGTTGACGAGTTCATCTTCTCCCCGGATTGGGCCGGGTCAAGCGAGCCGACCAAATCAATGCTCCGATCCGTCGTCACCACCGTTGAGCCAGACGTTGGGCAGGTCATGCTAGGGTGCAAGGATTTCGGGCCCTCGGGACACACCAAGCACCCCAAGGAGGGAGTCACCCAAGGGTACACCTGCCGGAGGCGAGCCGAGGAGCGACACAAGTCGCTCGTCAGGCTTGACTCCATAGCACCATCGCTGATGAACTCGGTCCACCATTTCGAGCTTCGGCCCGAGTTCAAGTGGGAGCGATCGAGGGATGCGAGGGTGAACCACTACAAGTACCAGGCTTGGGATGAGTTCAAGGTGAAGTTCCTCCACCGTGTGTCCACCTACGTGGCGGACTGGACCGACAAGGTCAACCATGGTTCCAATGACCGTACGCCCGGCCTAGGGTTCGAGGCTGTCGAACCGGCCGGGTGGCCACACAAGTTCTGCGAGGTGGAGGACACCCTGCTCCGAGACGTGACACGGAGGTGGTTTGGTGTTGGATTCACCAAAAAGCTTGCTCACCAGCCAGTTGGAAGGACAACGCACAGCAGctcatag
- the LOC136528419 gene encoding uncharacterized protein, translating to MCIAAWIWQAHPVHQLLLILNRDEFHCRPTKAVGWWGEGSKKILGGRDVLGGGTWMGCTKDGRLAFLTNVLEPDAMPGARTRGDLPLRFLQSNKSPLEVATEVAEEAHEYNGFNLILADLTTNIMVYVSNRPKGQPATIQLVSPGLHVLSNARLDSPWQKAIRLGKNFRELLREHGDDEIEVKDIVERLMTDTTKADKDRLPNTGCDPNWEHGLSSIFIEVQTDQGLYGTRSTAVLSVNYDGEASLYEKFLESGIWKDHTVNYQIE from the exons ATGTGCATTGCTGCATGGATTTGGCAGGCTCACCCTGTGCACCAACTCCTCCTGATTCTCAACAGAGATGAGTTCCACTGCAG GCCTACAAAAGCAGTAGGATGGTGGGGAGAAGGCTCAAAGAAGATTCTTGGCGGCAGGGACGTGCTTGGTGGAGGAACATGGATGGGTTGCACCAAGGATGGCAGGCTTGCCTTCCTGACCAATGTGCTTGAACCAGATGCCATGCCCGGTGCACGGACTAGGGGAGATCTGCCTCTCAGGTTCCTGCAG AGCAACAAGAGCCCACTCGAAGTTGCAACTGAAGTGGCAGAAGAAGCTCATGAATACAATGGGTTCAACCTCATACTAGCTGATCTAACAACAAATATCATGGTCTATGTGTCAAACCGGCCTAAGGGGCAGCCTGCAACAATTCAACTCGTCTCACCAGGACTCCATGTGCTGTCCAATGCAAGGCTAGATAGCCCTTGGCAGAAG GCAATTCGCCTCGGTAAAAACTTCAGGGAGCTTCTTAGGGAGCATGGTGACGATGAGATTGAAGTGAAGGATATAGTTGAGAGGCTAATGACTGACACCACAAAGGCTGACAAAGATAGACTGCCAAACACTGGTTGTGATCCCAACTGGGAGCATGGTCTGAGCTCCATCTTCATCGAGGTGCAAACTGACCAA GGGCTCTACGGGACACGGAGCACAGCCGTTTTATCAGTGAACTATGATGGTGAAGCTAGCTTGTACGAGAAGTTCCTTGAGAGTGGTATATGGAAGGACCACACAGTGAATTACCAGATAGAGTAG
- the LOC136529309 gene encoding probable tRNA-splicing endonuclease subunit Sen2 translates to MDLPGPRWKKGKDGKDFAALAAANPMSTIVAELQAKLRDSEAVATLAVHTRDAILEVGKDQAKLLNCASFGRAVESAGAERQWFQLGPEEVFFLCHALKCVAVESENKARMGAPELWDLLASTSEQFPEMYRAYEHLRLKNWVVKSGLQYGAHFVAYRHHPALVHSEFAVIVVPEGKAFGTRCGRMQVWSELLCVLRASGSVAKTLLVLTISTKSSELGSLDCLEQMIVHERTITRWIPQQCREQQDKSCREVSSNEEQEHTSGGVVFSYWGVVLSFTVLSSLLVYKLKF, encoded by the coding sequence ATGGATTTGCCAGGTCCCAGGTGGAAGAAGGGCAAGGACGGCAAGGACTTTGCAGCACTCGCAGCAGCCAATCCCATGTCGACCATAGTCGCCGAGCTCCAGGCTAAACTGAGGGACTCAGAAGCCGTGGCGACTCTAGCCGTGCACACCAGGGACGCGATTCTCGAGGTCGGCAAAGACCAAGCCAAGCTTCTGAACTGCGCCTCCTTTGGCCGCGCCGTGGAGAGTGCAGGCGCGGAGAGGCAGTGGTTCCAGCTGGGCCCCGAGGAGGTGTTCTTCCTTTGCCATGCCCTGAAGTGCGTCGCGGTTGAGTCGGAGAACAAGGCGCGGATGGGTGCGCCGGAGCTGTGGGATCTCTTGGCCTCTACCTCGGAGCAATTCCCGGAGATGTACAGGGCGTATGAACACCTTAGGCTGAAGAACTGGGTTGTGAAGTCGGGGTTGCAGTACGGGGCGCACTTTGTAGCTTACCGTCATCATCCGGCACTTGTGCACTCGGAGTTTGCGGTGATTGTGGTTCCAGAAGGGAAAGCATTCGGCACTAGGTGTGGCCGCATGCAGGTCTGGTCTGAACTACTCTGTGTGCTCCGGGCCTCTGGAAGTGTGGCCAAGACGTTACTTGTTCTGACCATCAGCACCAAGAGCTCCGAGCTGGGATCCTTGGATTGTTTGGAACAGATGATTGTTCATGAGAGGACGATCACGAGATGGATACCACAGCAGTGCCGTGAGCAACAAGACAAATCCTGCAGAGAAGTATCCAGCAACGAAGAACAAGAGCATACAAGTGGGGGTGTAGTGTTTAGCTATTGGGGTGTAGTGCTAAGCTTTACAGTTCTTTCTAGCTTACTTGTCTACAAGCTGAAATTTTGA